From Chryseobacterium sp. IHB B 17019, one genomic window encodes:
- a CDS encoding T9SS type B sorting domain-containing protein, whose translation MEKKLPLLFFIFLFCFSQQLSSQTYQLIGNPVNTTGWTMVGPTVVSTDFVQLTPDVNDNSGSIRLNEPINLKYCDKWRIEFDFRMDSSQTYNGDGIAFWYLANPPVASVLGSGIGVSQNAVGFIVGFDTYNNATGSSGMSKVHVAYGQVQNTTDTNNVEFFNIPGSSFHSPDLNATLPFQGTTYKHVEVTAEVDPAAPANWIVKITLNGTVICNQSFAPSGAAAAMTVGYFGFSASTGGARSRHSIKNVKVYVDKIPLLESAITKSICPDLAGMATVDLTTFNSQLTATPNNYNFTYYITGSATPIANPTNFQYNADTNISVVIKDPATVLCDNNDATITLKVAPTVTATDATLRSCFIETKPSTGLFNLTTAAVIGTSTGIIKTYYPSLTDAENGTNEIVNPTNYIAPTGVVYIKVTNSFGCYDIAKVNLVVMAPVSSNILEDKIICIEDKTTLDAGPGFTSYEWSTGATTQAINDVGVGTYWVKLKTGECITTQYVKVYASEQPVISSIDISNNTVSVYAVGGTAPYQYSMDGINWQDSNEFKNVPRGDSKIYVKDAYDCEPIDISIVVPNLINVITPNGDGINDAIDYSALAGKQNLVFNVFDRYGAQIHHADKSNKYRWDGTVGGRKISTGSYWYSVSWNENDKKNTPFRYSGWVLVKNRD comes from the coding sequence ATGGAAAAAAAACTACCCCTTTTATTTTTCATCTTTTTATTCTGCTTCTCTCAACAACTCTCATCACAAACTTATCAGCTAATTGGAAACCCCGTAAACACCACTGGATGGACAATGGTGGGACCCACAGTGGTAAGTACTGATTTTGTACAGCTCACCCCTGATGTCAATGACAATTCGGGATCAATCCGATTGAATGAGCCTATCAACTTGAAATATTGTGATAAGTGGAGAATAGAATTCGATTTCAGAATGGATTCGAGCCAGACCTATAATGGTGACGGTATTGCATTCTGGTACCTGGCAAATCCGCCAGTCGCAAGCGTATTGGGCTCCGGAATCGGGGTTTCCCAAAATGCAGTTGGTTTTATTGTAGGTTTTGACACTTATAATAATGCCACAGGAAGCTCAGGAATGAGCAAAGTACACGTCGCTTATGGGCAGGTGCAAAACACCACCGATACCAACAACGTGGAATTCTTCAATATTCCCGGAAGTTCTTTTCACTCGCCGGATCTCAACGCAACATTACCGTTTCAGGGAACAACCTACAAGCATGTTGAAGTAACTGCCGAGGTAGACCCTGCCGCTCCTGCCAACTGGATTGTAAAAATCACATTAAATGGAACGGTGATTTGCAACCAATCTTTTGCACCTTCCGGCGCTGCAGCAGCAATGACGGTGGGATATTTCGGATTTTCTGCTTCTACGGGAGGTGCGAGATCAAGACATTCTATCAAAAACGTGAAAGTTTACGTTGATAAAATCCCTCTTCTGGAAAGTGCAATTACAAAATCTATCTGTCCGGATCTGGCGGGTATGGCAACGGTTGATTTGACGACTTTCAACTCTCAGCTTACCGCTACACCTAACAATTATAATTTTACCTATTATATTACAGGAAGCGCAACCCCGATTGCCAATCCTACCAATTTCCAATATAACGCAGACACCAACATTTCTGTCGTTATCAAAGATCCTGCAACGGTATTATGCGACAACAATGATGCGACAATTACGCTGAAAGTCGCCCCGACAGTTACCGCAACAGATGCTACTTTGCGCTCTTGTTTTATTGAAACCAAACCTTCAACTGGTCTCTTCAATCTTACCACAGCGGCAGTAATAGGAACATCCACAGGAATCATCAAAACATATTACCCTTCATTAACGGATGCCGAAAACGGAACCAATGAAATTGTAAATCCTACCAATTATATTGCTCCAACAGGAGTGGTTTACATAAAAGTAACCAATTCTTTCGGCTGCTATGACATCGCAAAAGTGAATCTGGTTGTAATGGCACCTGTTTCCTCCAATATTCTTGAAGATAAAATTATCTGTATTGAAGACAAAACAACGCTGGATGCAGGTCCCGGGTTTACAAGCTACGAATGGAGCACCGGCGCAACTACCCAGGCCATAAATGATGTGGGAGTAGGAACGTATTGGGTAAAATTAAAAACCGGAGAATGTATAACCACGCAATATGTAAAAGTATATGCTTCAGAACAGCCGGTGATATCAAGTATTGATATTTCAAATAACACGGTATCCGTTTATGCAGTAGGAGGAACTGCACCTTATCAATATTCAATGGACGGGATCAACTGGCAGGATTCCAATGAATTCAAAAACGTTCCGAGAGGTGACAGCAAGATCTATGTAAAAGATGCTTATGACTGTGAGCCGATCGACATCAGTATTGTTGTGCCGAACCTTATCAATGTGATCACGCCAAACGGTGACGGAATCAACGACGCTATTGATTATTCAGCTTTGGCAGGCAAGCAAAACCTTGTATTTAATGTATTTGACAGATACGGAGCTCAGATCCACCACGCTGACAAATCAAATAAATACAGATGGGACGGAACCGTGGGAGGTAGAAAAATTTCTACAGGAAGCTACTGGTACTCCGTTTCATGGAATGAAAACGATAAGAAAAACACACCGTTCAGATATTCAGGATGGGTGTTGGTAAAAAATAGAGATTAA
- a CDS encoding NAD(P)H-dependent oxidoreductase — protein sequence MNYLEALSKRYSVKKFNNEIIPQEKLFNILESGKLSASSLGLQPYKILVVESEEMKKKLIPAFYNPSQISTCSHLIVIISKKTVEEGYINGYFRHISDVRETPMENLELFRNSINQHINQKTQDEIFNWAEKQSYIVLANLMYAAAIEGIDSCPMEGFRQDLMEEILDINPEAEKVTVTLALGYRSEEDYFQHMKKVRKPNEKLFKFI from the coding sequence ATGAATTATTTAGAGGCTTTAAGCAAGAGATATTCTGTAAAGAAATTTAACAATGAAATCATCCCCCAGGAAAAGTTATTCAACATTCTTGAATCGGGGAAGTTATCAGCGAGCTCTCTTGGACTTCAGCCTTATAAAATCTTAGTGGTAGAAAGTGAAGAAATGAAAAAAAAGTTGATTCCAGCTTTTTACAACCCTTCACAGATTTCCACATGCTCTCATTTAATTGTTATTATTTCAAAAAAAACAGTTGAAGAAGGCTATATTAATGGATATTTCAGACATATTTCAGACGTTCGGGAAACGCCAATGGAAAACCTGGAGCTTTTTAGAAACAGCATCAATCAACATATTAATCAAAAAACTCAGGATGAAATTTTCAATTGGGCAGAAAAGCAATCTTATATAGTTTTGGCTAATTTAATGTATGCCGCAGCTATCGAAGGCATAGATTCATGTCCTATGGAAGGCTTCCGTCAGGACCTGATGGAAGAAATTCTAGATATAAACCCTGAAGCTGAAAAAGTAACCGTTACCCTTGCTCTTGGCTACCGGTCTGAAGAAGATTATTTCCAACACATGAAAAAAGTAAGAAAACCAAACGAAAAATTGTTTAAATTTATTTAG
- the nadB gene encoding L-aspartate oxidase: MIKADVLVIGSGISGLSYAIKVSEQLPDAKIIIVTKSDEDESNTKYAQGGLAVVTDSKNDNFDKHIEDTMRAGDGENKRDVVEMVVKEAPARFNEIVEWGANFDMKNGEFALGREGGHTENRIVHHKDITGFEIERALLETAKSSPNIEILDHHYVIDIITQHHVPGKELNEGDIHCYGAYILDEKGKKIKKITSKITLVATGGAGHVYKNTTNPTIATGDGIAFVARAKGQVSNMQYYQFHPTALYSKMDGMLFLISEAVRGDGAKLRTKKGEKFMHKYDEREELASRDIVARAIDAEMKVTGDEFVGLDCRKMDHKKFLEHFPNIYKKCKDEGIDPFKQLIPVVPACHYLMGGIEVDRDGQSSIRNLFAVGECTNSGLHGANRLASNSLLEGLVYGHNAAMKTVDLLNENNFNFEDLKAVPEWDEEGMKIMDEMVIISYLRKQLQEMMSDLVGIVRSNRRLNMALQKHQEIAAAVDEIYHYSILSPQLSELRNLTTVAHLIITQSMEMTENKGAFYNKDLA, translated from the coding sequence ATGATAAAAGCGGATGTATTAGTAATCGGTTCCGGGATTTCGGGACTTTCCTACGCCATTAAGGTTTCTGAACAGCTTCCTGATGCCAAAATAATCATCGTAACAAAATCTGACGAAGACGAAAGCAACACCAAATACGCCCAGGGCGGCCTTGCGGTAGTTACAGATTCTAAAAATGATAATTTCGACAAGCACATTGAAGATACCATGCGTGCCGGAGACGGCGAAAACAAGCGCGATGTGGTGGAAATGGTAGTAAAGGAAGCTCCTGCAAGATTCAATGAAATTGTAGAATGGGGCGCGAATTTTGACATGAAAAATGGCGAATTTGCCTTAGGAAGAGAAGGCGGACATACCGAAAACAGGATTGTTCATCACAAAGATATCACAGGTTTTGAGATCGAAAGAGCCTTACTCGAAACAGCCAAAAGCAGCCCAAATATTGAAATCCTCGACCATCATTATGTAATCGATATCATCACCCAACACCACGTTCCCGGAAAGGAGCTAAATGAAGGTGATATTCACTGTTACGGAGCCTATATTCTGGATGAAAAAGGCAAAAAAATTAAAAAAATTACTTCAAAAATAACCCTAGTGGCAACCGGCGGCGCAGGTCACGTTTATAAAAACACGACCAATCCCACAATTGCAACAGGTGACGGGATCGCTTTTGTGGCAAGAGCAAAAGGACAGGTTTCCAACATGCAGTATTACCAGTTTCACCCCACTGCTTTGTACAGTAAAATGGACGGAATGTTATTTTTAATTTCGGAGGCCGTTCGTGGTGACGGAGCCAAATTAAGAACAAAAAAAGGCGAAAAATTCATGCATAAATATGATGAGCGTGAAGAATTAGCCTCAAGAGACATCGTTGCCAGAGCGATTGACGCTGAAATGAAGGTCACCGGTGACGAATTTGTAGGTTTGGACTGCCGTAAAATGGATCATAAAAAGTTCCTTGAACATTTCCCGAATATTTATAAAAAATGTAAAGATGAAGGAATTGATCCTTTTAAACAATTGATTCCCGTGGTTCCGGCCTGTCATTATCTGATGGGCGGCATTGAAGTCGACAGAGACGGCCAGTCTTCCATCAGAAACCTTTTCGCAGTGGGAGAATGTACAAATTCGGGGCTTCATGGAGCTAACAGACTCGCTTCCAATTCATTACTTGAAGGATTGGTTTACGGACACAATGCAGCGATGAAAACAGTTGATCTTTTAAATGAGAATAATTTTAATTTTGAGGATTTAAAAGCTGTTCCCGAGTGGGATGAAGAAGGCATGAAAATCATGGATGAAATGGTGATTATATCTTATTTAAGAAAACAATTGCAGGAAATGATGAGCGACCTTGTGGGAATCGTGAGGAGCAACCGTCGTCTGAATATGGCATTACAAAAACATCAGGAAATTGCGGCCGCAGTGGATGAAATCTATCACTACTCTATTCTTTCGCCACAATTATCGGAATTAAGAAACTTAACAACCGTTGCCCACCTCATCATTACCCAATCTATGGAAATGACAGAGAATAAAGGGGCATTTTACAATAAAGATTTAGCTTAA
- the nadC gene encoding carboxylating nicotinate-nucleotide diphosphorylase, whose protein sequence is MKRPAYVTDKVLKQFIKNALEEDIQDGDHSTLSTIPKDLEQSAKLLVKQNCILAGVELAEIIFKTFDKNLKVETFVKDGDAVKVGDVAFIVTGSARSILSTERLVLNCMQRMSGIATLTHDWDSRLVGTKTKLLDTRKTTPNFRVCEKWAVAIGGGTNHRYGLYDMIMLKDNHIDYNGSITNAVKMAKDYIKKNKKKLKIEVETRNLDEVQEAINAKVDRIMLDNMDVPTMKRAVKMINGVCESEASGGITREQLKEIASTGVTYISAGALTHSAENMDLSLKAVK, encoded by the coding sequence ATGAAAAGACCAGCTTACGTTACAGATAAAGTTTTAAAACAATTCATCAAAAATGCTTTAGAGGAAGACATTCAAGATGGCGATCACTCTACCCTTTCCACTATTCCGAAAGATCTTGAGCAGAGCGCAAAACTCCTGGTAAAGCAAAACTGCATCCTGGCTGGTGTGGAATTGGCTGAAATTATTTTTAAAACTTTTGATAAAAACTTAAAAGTTGAAACTTTCGTAAAAGACGGAGATGCCGTAAAGGTTGGCGATGTTGCATTTATCGTAACCGGAAGCGCAAGATCTATTCTTTCTACCGAAAGACTTGTATTGAACTGTATGCAGAGAATGAGCGGAATCGCCACCCTTACCCATGACTGGGACTCAAGATTGGTAGGAACTAAAACTAAACTTTTAGATACAAGAAAAACTACCCCAAATTTTAGGGTTTGTGAAAAGTGGGCTGTTGCGATCGGTGGCGGAACCAACCATAGATACGGATTGTATGATATGATCATGCTGAAAGATAATCACATCGATTACAACGGAAGTATCACAAATGCTGTGAAAATGGCTAAAGATTATATCAAAAAAAATAAAAAGAAATTAAAAATAGAGGTTGAAACCAGAAATCTTGATGAAGTCCAAGAAGCCATTAATGCAAAGGTTGACAGAATCATGCTTGACAATATGGATGTACCAACCATGAAACGTGCGGTAAAAATGATCAACGGGGTTTGTGAGTCCGAAGCTTCCGGCGGAATTACCCGTGAACAGTTGAAAGAAATCGCTTCCACGGGCGTTACTTATATCTCTGCAGGAGCCCTGACTCATTCTGCAGAAAATATGGATTTGAGTCTCAAAGCCGTGAAATAG
- a CDS encoding TonB-dependent receptor: protein MKLINKTMLTAIITLSTASVYYAQQVQDTVKETRSKDIEEVILRGVTDIAKDRKTPVAVSTIKAAQILERQGNQELVEMLNTTPSVYATKGGGGFGDSQITMRGFESRNIAVMVNGMPVNDMEGGTVYFSNWTGLSDVTSTLQVQRGLGSSKLAIASVGGTMNFLTKSADMKKGGVIRLGVGNNDYFKTSFAYNTGKSDKGWSSSFLMSRQAGSTYIENTDYESYAYYFALGWEPNKKHNFQFTLTSAPQWHNQRTFSPTIQNYINYNPDHDGSPYRQYNSDYGYYTDGSGNKIALANRANYYAKPVMMLNWDFNINEKSKLSTVAYMSNGRGGGTGEIGRVGGKGITSFYDANGHFNYDAIFAANQAVNVNTAPASSTLVRRASINSHNWYGILANFQHKINDNWNFSVGTDDRYYYGYHYQVVSDLYGAAGYKEGNNKNVSPYVVNKVYDYKKLSWNPFGGKTAPIEDQIGYSNDGEVIWYSGFGQVEYSKNNLSAFIQGSVSNQGYQRIDNFVQDGVTKQQGQTVNTKTGFKNLFGYNIKGGANYNINENHNVFANIGYYSKQPFFNSVYPSNFQVVNPTLTNEKIFSAEVGYGFRSPKFSANVNIYRTSWGDRWLRRTNQTFTLPDNTTATGYAEISGITEIHQGVEVDAVYKPLNFLEFQAMFSWGDYYYEGNATGAAFDDNNNPLTLAGSSTSTTLYLDKVKVGGTSNNSIPQMTASLGATVKPVKDLSIFGTWRYVGKLYSSIDIATFSNEAAQEKGVMKLPDFNLFDLGISYKIRLRDAAQYFTVGANVYNLFDTTYISDASTNIAPTDSPTTLADGTPNTAKKSYQDLGYMYDGIANGNRVLFGFGRTWAATLSFNF from the coding sequence ATGAAATTAATCAACAAAACAATGCTAACTGCGATAATCACCTTATCAACAGCTAGTGTTTATTACGCTCAACAGGTTCAGGACACTGTTAAAGAAACAAGGTCTAAGGATATTGAAGAGGTGATCCTAAGAGGTGTTACTGATATCGCAAAGGATAGAAAGACACCAGTTGCAGTATCTACAATTAAAGCTGCACAAATTCTTGAAAGACAGGGAAACCAAGAGCTTGTTGAAATGCTAAACACAACACCATCAGTATATGCTACAAAAGGTGGTGGTGGATTTGGAGATTCTCAGATCACGATGCGTGGATTTGAATCTAGAAACATTGCAGTAATGGTAAACGGTATGCCTGTAAATGATATGGAAGGAGGTACTGTTTATTTCTCAAACTGGACTGGATTATCTGACGTTACAAGTACATTACAAGTACAAAGAGGTTTAGGATCTTCAAAATTAGCCATTGCTTCTGTTGGGGGTACAATGAACTTCCTAACAAAATCTGCAGATATGAAAAAAGGTGGGGTTATTAGATTAGGAGTTGGTAACAATGACTATTTTAAAACATCTTTTGCTTATAATACAGGGAAATCTGATAAAGGATGGTCTTCTTCATTCTTAATGAGCAGACAAGCTGGTAGCACTTATATTGAAAATACAGATTACGAATCTTATGCTTACTATTTTGCATTAGGTTGGGAACCAAATAAAAAGCATAATTTCCAATTTACATTAACTTCTGCGCCTCAGTGGCACAACCAAAGAACCTTCTCTCCGACAATCCAGAACTATATTAATTATAACCCAGATCATGATGGATCACCATACAGACAGTATAACTCAGACTATGGATATTATACTGATGGCAGTGGTAATAAAATAGCATTGGCTAACAGAGCAAATTATTACGCTAAGCCAGTAATGATGTTGAACTGGGATTTTAATATTAATGAAAAATCAAAATTAAGTACAGTTGCATACATGTCTAATGGTAGAGGTGGTGGAACCGGAGAAATTGGTAGAGTTGGGGGAAAAGGAATAACCAGCTTCTACGACGCAAACGGACATTTTAATTATGATGCTATTTTTGCAGCCAACCAAGCTGTTAATGTAAATACCGCACCTGCTTCAAGTACTTTAGTTCGTAGAGCAAGTATTAATTCTCACAACTGGTATGGTATTTTAGCAAACTTCCAGCATAAAATCAATGACAACTGGAATTTCTCAGTAGGTACAGATGATAGATATTACTACGGATATCATTATCAGGTAGTTTCAGATCTTTATGGAGCTGCAGGATATAAAGAAGGAAACAATAAAAACGTTTCTCCTTATGTGGTAAATAAAGTTTACGATTATAAGAAACTTTCTTGGAATCCATTTGGAGGAAAAACAGCTCCTATTGAAGACCAAATAGGTTACAGTAATGATGGAGAAGTAATCTGGTACAGTGGTTTTGGTCAAGTTGAATATTCTAAAAACAACTTATCAGCATTTATACAAGGATCAGTATCAAATCAAGGATATCAAAGAATTGATAACTTCGTTCAGGATGGAGTAACTAAACAACAGGGACAAACTGTTAATACTAAAACTGGATTTAAAAACCTTTTTGGATATAACATCAAAGGAGGTGCTAACTATAACATCAATGAAAACCATAACGTTTTCGCAAACATTGGTTACTATAGCAAACAGCCTTTCTTCAATTCTGTTTATCCAAGCAACTTCCAAGTTGTTAATCCAACCTTAACTAATGAGAAAATTTTCTCTGCTGAAGTTGGGTATGGTTTCAGATCTCCAAAATTCAGTGCTAATGTTAACATCTACAGAACATCATGGGGAGACAGATGGTTAAGAAGAACAAACCAGACATTTACTTTACCTGACAACACTACTGCTACAGGATATGCTGAAATCAGTGGTATTACTGAGATCCACCAAGGAGTTGAAGTGGATGCAGTTTACAAACCTCTTAATTTCCTAGAATTTCAAGCTATGTTCTCTTGGGGAGATTACTACTATGAAGGTAATGCTACAGGAGCTGCATTTGATGACAACAACAATCCACTTACTTTAGCAGGTTCTTCTACTTCTACAACGCTTTATTTAGATAAAGTAAAAGTTGGAGGAACAAGCAACAACAGTATTCCACAAATGACAGCGTCATTAGGAGCGACTGTAAAACCAGTAAAAGATCTTAGTATTTTTGGAACTTGGAGATATGTAGGTAAACTTTATTCTTCAATTGATATTGCAACATTTTCTAATGAAGCTGCACAAGAAAAAGGTGTAATGAAATTACCTGATTTCAACTTATTTGATTTAGGAATTTCTTACAAAATCAGATTAAGAGATGCTGCTCAATACTTTACTGTTGGCGCAAACGTTTATAACCTGTTTGATACAACTTATATTTCTGATGCTTCTACAAACATTGCTCCAACGGATTCTCCTACGACATTGGCTGATGGAACACCTAATACAGCTAAGAAATCCTATCAAGATCTTGGATATATGTATGATGGCATTGCTAACGGTAACCGTGTATTATTCGGATTCGGTAGAACATGGGCTGCTACATTATCATTCAACTTCTAA
- a CDS encoding aspartate-semialdehyde dehydrogenase, with protein sequence MKVAVVGSTGMVGQVMLKVLEERNFPVTELIPVASERSIGKKVKYKQEEFTIVSMKDAIAAKPDIAIFSAGGETSLEFAPLFAEVGTTVIDNSSAWRMDPDKKLVVPEINADVLTKEDKIIANPNCSTIQLVMVLGPLNKRYDLKRVIVSTYQSVTGTGKAAVDQLNAEITGDDSIAKVYPYQIFKNALPHCDAFADDDYTKEEIKLMKEPKKILGDDTFNLTATAVRVPVQGGHSESVNIEFENEFELDEVRKILSETPGVVVMDNVKNNEYPMPLYSEGKDEVFVGRIRRDLSQPKTLNLWIVADNLRKGAATNAVQIAEYIVANNLV encoded by the coding sequence ATGAAAGTAGCTGTAGTAGGTTCAACAGGAATGGTTGGACAAGTTATGCTGAAAGTTCTTGAAGAAAGGAACTTCCCTGTCACAGAATTAATTCCGGTAGCTTCGGAAAGATCTATTGGCAAAAAGGTGAAGTATAAACAGGAAGAATTTACGATTGTAAGCATGAAAGACGCTATAGCTGCCAAACCTGATATTGCCATTTTCTCGGCCGGAGGTGAAACTTCCCTGGAATTTGCGCCCCTTTTTGCAGAAGTCGGAACAACAGTGATCGATAATTCTTCAGCCTGGAGAATGGATCCCGACAAGAAATTAGTCGTTCCGGAAATCAATGCTGATGTTTTAACAAAAGAAGATAAAATTATTGCCAACCCGAACTGTTCTACAATTCAGCTGGTGATGGTTTTAGGACCTTTGAATAAAAGATATGACTTAAAGAGAGTCATTGTTTCCACTTACCAATCCGTTACCGGAACCGGTAAAGCGGCTGTAGATCAGCTAAATGCCGAAATCACAGGAGATGATTCTATTGCAAAAGTTTATCCTTATCAGATCTTTAAAAATGCACTTCCACATTGTGATGCTTTTGCAGATGACGATTACACCAAAGAAGAGATTAAATTAATGAAAGAGCCTAAGAAAATTCTGGGTGATGACACATTCAATTTAACGGCGACTGCGGTAAGAGTTCCCGTACAGGGCGGACATTCCGAAAGTGTAAATATTGAATTTGAAAACGAATTCGAGCTTGATGAAGTAAGAAAAATTTTATCTGAAACTCCCGGAGTTGTGGTAATGGATAACGTAAAAAACAACGAATATCCGATGCCCCTTTATTCGGAAGGAAAAGATGAAGTTTTTGTAGGAAGGATAAGACGGGACCTTTCACAGCCAAAGACCCTGAACCTCTGGATCGTGGCAGATAATCTGCGGAAAGGAGCTGCTACCAACGCCGTACAAATCGCAGAATATATTGTAGCAAATAACTTAGTGTAA
- a CDS encoding cation diffusion facilitator family transporter, with the protein MDIQSNKKDKIGFQKLIAVFGVILFIGKIIAWKLTNSDAVFSDAMESIVNIISAFMGLYSLHLASKPKDEDHPYGHGKVEFVTAGIEGALIAIAGIMIIYEGTNSLITGKVLNKLDWGIWIIAATAVINYFLGYISIKKGQNENSLVLISSGKHLQSDTITTLGVVISLVIVYFTKIYWIDSVVALIFGAYIIVVGYKIVRKSLSGIMDEQDPELLNQIIKVLEENRRTEWIDVHNMKIQQFGANLHIDAHITLPWYYSLRDAHNEMEKMIILLAKNTKRSVEFNFHMDDCKPISCPICQISDCPVREKDFVKRVQWTPENVTSADKHTAQ; encoded by the coding sequence ATGGATATACAGAGTAATAAAAAAGATAAAATAGGCTTTCAAAAACTTATTGCCGTTTTTGGAGTTATTCTTTTTATCGGAAAAATTATCGCCTGGAAACTCACCAATTCAGATGCTGTTTTTTCTGATGCTATGGAAAGTATTGTAAACATCATCAGTGCATTTATGGGGCTTTACTCTCTACATCTTGCCTCAAAACCGAAAGATGAAGATCACCCGTACGGCCACGGAAAAGTAGAGTTTGTAACCGCCGGAATTGAAGGTGCTTTAATTGCCATTGCCGGAATAATGATCATCTATGAAGGAACCAACAGCCTTATCACAGGCAAGGTTTTAAACAAGCTGGATTGGGGAATCTGGATTATTGCTGCTACAGCCGTTATCAATTATTTTCTTGGCTATATCTCCATAAAAAAAGGTCAAAACGAAAACTCCCTGGTACTTATTTCTTCCGGAAAACACCTACAATCCGATACCATTACAACGCTTGGGGTTGTTATCAGCTTGGTGATTGTTTATTTCACGAAAATTTACTGGATCGATTCTGTTGTAGCATTGATTTTTGGAGCTTATATCATAGTAGTTGGGTATAAAATTGTCCGCAAATCCTTAAGTGGGATAATGGATGAGCAGGACCCGGAATTATTAAATCAAATCATTAAAGTTCTTGAAGAAAACAGGCGTACAGAATGGATTGATGTTCACAACATGAAAATCCAGCAGTTTGGGGCCAATCTCCATATTGATGCTCATATTACTTTGCCTTGGTATTACAGCCTTCGGGACGCCCACAATGAAATGGAAAAGATGATTATCCTATTGGCAAAAAACACAAAAAGAAGTGTAGAATTTAATTTTCACATGGATGACTGCAAACCCATTTCCTGCCCTATCTGTCAGATTTCAGATTGCCCTGTCCGTGAAAAAGATTTTGTAAAAAGAGTACAGTGGACTCCGGAAAACGTGACGAGTGCGGATAAGCATACAGCGCAGTAA
- a CDS encoding helix-turn-helix domain-containing protein, whose translation MGVGTNLKRLRNKTKFSQQEIADMLGLDRATYIRWENETSDVKSQYIPQLAEIFKVDIKDLFEDEMKNINITNNTFDNKDNSTNSNIIVFNLSDKDVAEKLSFQISELIKNLKK comes from the coding sequence ATGGGAGTTGGAACAAATCTTAAAAGATTAAGAAATAAAACTAAATTTTCTCAACAAGAGATTGCAGATATGCTTGGCTTAGATAGAGCAACATATATCAGGTGGGAAAATGAAACTTCCGATGTGAAATCACAGTATATCCCACAACTCGCAGAAATTTTTAAAGTAGATATTAAAGATTTGTTTGAGGATGAGATGAAAAATATTAATATCACAAACAATACTTTCGATAACAAAGATAATTCAACAAATAGTAATATTATTGTTTTTAATTTATCAGATAAAGATGTCGCTGAAAAATTGAGCTTCCAAATTTCTGAACTTATCAAGAATCTTAAAAAATAA
- a CDS encoding GLPGLI family protein has product MKTYYTLFLFFFIVIVKSQTGFNVVYEADYNLIYKSQTKNAVVQDAAYALLMNDKESYYKNMNKYVGDSLRYEKKLHENSPLDEQMKYIAEFPENVGTTNAKFYVTLEMSDKYFRYEETNNMIWQLVNEYKKIGKYKCQKAVTKRYGRTWIAYFTKEIPFPFGPYKFNKLPGLILEVYDDKDDYHFTMYSFRKRKYYCKSANMHSNATLVKKEKVFDYQRKVLADPTLTNKFIADPEERNFINKKGQERAKLYNPIELKIY; this is encoded by the coding sequence ATGAAAACATATTATACACTTTTTTTATTTTTTTTTATAGTTATTGTGAAATCTCAAACTGGTTTTAATGTTGTTTATGAAGCAGATTATAATTTAATTTATAAAAGTCAAACAAAAAATGCTGTCGTTCAAGATGCTGCTTATGCACTTCTCATGAATGATAAAGAATCTTATTATAAAAATATGAATAAATATGTAGGAGATTCTTTACGATATGAGAAAAAACTGCATGAAAACAGCCCTCTTGATGAACAAATGAAGTATATCGCAGAGTTCCCTGAAAATGTAGGGACAACAAACGCGAAATTTTATGTAACACTCGAAATGTCAGATAAATATTTTAGATATGAGGAAACTAACAATATGATTTGGCAGCTTGTAAATGAATATAAGAAGATTGGAAAATATAAATGCCAAAAGGCTGTGACAAAGAGGTACGGCAGAACATGGATTGCTTATTTTACTAAAGAAATACCTTTTCCTTTCGGTCCGTATAAATTTAATAAATTACCGGGCTTAATTTTAGAAGTTTACGACGATAAAGATGATTATCATTTTACAATGTATAGTTTCAGGAAAAGAAAATACTACTGTAAATCGGCTAATATGCATTCCAATGCTACACTAGTAAAAAAAGAAAAAGTATTTGATTATCAAAGAAAAGTACTTGCTGATCCAACTCTAACCAATAAGTTTATTGCGGATCCTGAAGAGCGTAACTTTATAAATAAAAAAGGGCAGGAAAGAGCAAAACTTTATAATCCAATTGAATTGAAAATATATTAA